Proteins co-encoded in one Anopheles moucheti chromosome X, idAnoMoucSN_F20_07, whole genome shotgun sequence genomic window:
- the LOC128306467 gene encoding uncharacterized protein LOC128306467: MRKLSLSTGAGMSRQSKSVPQAKKVMPPAVPDMYGKIGLSNGNGGGGPPTAVIYDTGDGAGRNGGTAVVAGTVILEHHHHHHQPQLTMEPGGTGGNGTGPLTTAAGGGGSTAGAGPAGGTVGGVGAGSVTTAAPSSLMLRCGPDGIVDYGLDDQGIDLTQSPGRDSPVSLSGSAGSGSRHSTASLDSGRASSYLTGASNSSNRSVSGVGSYGVLSSPRCSVSSCSIGSGSGGGPTGGAGGCSHRLSNHSSSGSRTDHDVISEWLMEIHFHEYTYLFLEAGYDLPTIARMTPEDLTAIGIRKPNHRERLKRHIDALKLPDALPGYVPGSIDEWLRLLRLEEYVQPLLAQGYQTVHDVTQLTWEDLEDIGIVKLGHQKKILLAIKRVKDIISGKMMGGSAGLAAYGLSPTIARSPAGGVGHVRAHYDDMSIGLRSDSSKQQHQHHLAVAGSYSTFLRQQSVPPPPSAALATAGTNGDPAHHFGHITTMPSHHQMITYPHVHFDGTQAIYRRSSYDDSDITPTNEKSSSALLALAEDHHHHRFVGSQGGQQQPSWMHQQQFVQQHQQMVQHQQQQQQQQYFQGGGTLPRQHQRNNYGVRLALLGGPQPTATTVGGGRGLTVNRPIAKIVANNLKLPSPALDSGTTGGGGGAMDGGDGAEQAAYPVPMPMPPLLGQIENVEMATAALDAMHFANYTSSPYAVQHHHLHHHTLTLVAKDTGTPVAGSPAVSAVGAQQQPPPIYHNHPSMLLQSHSQQQLLHHHASTSSSTQSTPSPPTLRPGGVVGVGGPHLPHAYGGYAGQTLQTTVEVHKVCGQHDNKSNSSLESIDQIPFANENAGTIKQRSSLNRMEHHYQAGVPAQQHPLLLHNLSSSSSSSSSSLTGSITTTLATGCIQQQLSSPSTTQPVPVAATAGCGSSNPTPTPCAASTGPSAAPTSSSTATAAVQPAAVPSAANEDASTAAAAAAVTSSQDIYGTNVLNDIGNMLANLTDELDAMLEEEKCAGISDNE; the protein is encoded by the coding sequence ACAATCGAAAAGTGTACCGCAGGCGAAGAAGGTGATGCCACCGGCCGTCCCCGACATGTACGGCAAGATTGGGCTGAGCAATGGTAACGGAGGCGGCGGTCCACCGACGGCAGTGATCTACGACACGGGTGACGGTGCGGGTCGGAACGGTGGGACGGCGGTGGTGGCCGGTACGGTCATACTGgagcatcaccatcatcaccaccagccGCAACTGACGATGGAGCCGGGCGGAACTGGTGGCAATGGAACGGGCCCGCTAACTACTgccgccggtggtggtggttcaaCCGCCGGGGCCGGCCCGGCAGGTGGTACGGTTGGTGGTGTAGGTGCCGGCAGTGTAACGACAGCCGCCCCGTCCAGCCTGATGTTGCGCTGCGGCCCGGACGGTATCGTCGATTACGGTTTGGACGATCAGGGCATCGACCTGACGCAATCGCCCGGCCGAGACAGTCCGGTTTCGCTGTCCGGGTCGGCCGGTTCCGGCTCGCGCCATTCAACGGCCAGCTTGGATTCGGGGCGTGCCTCTTCCTATCTCACCGGTGCTTCCAACTCGTCCAATCGCAGCGTGAGCGGTGTCGGAAGCTACGGCGTACTGTCGTCGCCACGCTGCTCCGTCAGCTCGTGCTCGATCGGCTCGGGTAGCGGTGGTGGCCCTACCGGCGGGGCCGGTGGGTGTAGCCACCGCCTGAGCAACCATTCGTCCAGCGGCAGCCGGACCGATCACGATGTCATCTCGGAGTGGCTGATGGAGATCCACTTCCACGAGTACACGTACCTGTTTCTCGAGGCCGGGTACGATCTGCCAACGATCGCGCGGATGACACCGGAAGATTTGACGGCGATCGGCATCCGGAAGCCGAACCATCGCGAACGTTTGAAGCGGCACATTGACGCGCTGAAGCTGCCGGATGCGCTGCCGGGTTACGTGCCCGGTTCGATCGATGAGTGGTTGCGGTTGCTGCGTCTCGAGGAGTATGTTCAGCCGCTGCTAGCCCAGGGCTACCAGACCGTCCACGACGTGACGCAGCTCACCTGGGAAGATCTCGAAGACATCGGCATCGTGAAGCTGGGCCATCAGAAGAAGATACTGCTCGCGATCAAGCGCGTCAAGGACATCATTAGCGGGAAGATGATGGGTGGTTCCGCTGGTTTGGCCGCTTACGGCCTGTCGCCGACGATTGCCCGTTCGCCGGCAGGGGGGGTTGGGCACGTACGCGCACATTACGACGATATGAGCATCGGGCTCCGGTCGGATTCGTCcaagcagcaacaccagcaccatCTAGCGGTGGCGGGCTCGTACAGTACCTTTCTGCGGCAGCAGTCGGTTCCACCGCCACCGTCAGCGGCGCTGGCGACGGCCGGTACCAACGGTGATCCGGCGCACCATTTCGGCCACATCACCACGATGCCATCGCACCACCAGATGATAACGTACCCGCACGTACACTTTGACGGTACGCAGGCGATCTATCGGCGCAGCTCGTACGATGATAGCGACATCACGCCGACGAACGAAAAGTCGTCATCCGCGCTGTTGGCGCTGGCGGaagaccatcatcatcaccgtttCGTTGGGTCGCAGGGTGGACAGCAGCAGCCGAGCTGGATGCACCAGCAGCAGTTCgtccagcagcatcagcagatggtgcagcatcagcagcagcagcagcagcagcagtacttCCAGGGTGGCGGCACACTGCCACGGCAGCACCAGCGTAACAACTATGGCGTCCGGTTGGCGCTGCTCGGCGGACCACAACCCACCGCAACGACCGTGGGTGGTGGGCGCGGTCTCACTGTAAACCGGCCGATCGCCAAGATTGTGGCCAACAACCTGAAGCTTCCGTCGCCGGCACTGGACAGTGGTacgaccggtggtggtggtggtgcgatgGATGGGGGGGACGGTGCGGAACAGGCTGCTTATCCCGTCCCGATGCCGATGCCACCGCTGCTCGGACAGATCGAAAACGTCGAGATGGCCACGGCGGCCCTGGACGCGATGCACTTTGCCAACTACACCAGCTCGCCTTATGCCGTCCAGCATCATCACCTGCATCACCACACGCTGACGCTGGTGGCGAAGGACACCGGTACGCCCGTTGCAGGCAGCCCTGCCGTCTCTGCGGTCGGCGCACAGCAACAGCCGCCACCCATCTACCACAACCACCCATCCATGCTGTTACAATCGCACTCCCAGCAGCAGCTACTCCACCATCACGCGTCCACCTCCTCGTCCACCCAGTCGACCCCGTCGCCACCGACGCTTAGGCCGGGCGGGGTGGTCGGTGTTGGGGGGCCGCATCTTCCCCACGCGTACGGGGGGTATGCCGGCCAAACGCTGCAAACGACCGTCGAGGTGCACAAGGTGTGCGGTCAGCACGACAACAAATCCAACTCGAGCCtcgaatcgatcgatcagATACCGTTCGCGAATGAGAATGCCGGCACGATAAAGCAGCGTTCGTCGCTAAACCGGATGGAGCATCACTACCAGGCGGGCGTCCCGGCACAGCAGCATCCACTGCTACTGCACAACCTTTCGTCGTcctcttcctcgtcctcgtcgtcgCTGACCGGTTCGATCACGACCACGCTGGCGACGGGCTGCATACAGCAGCAGCTCTCATCACCATCGACCACCCAGCCGGTACCGGTTGCAGCAACGGCCGGTTGCGGTAGCAGCAATCCAACACCAACGCCCTGTGCGGCGTCTACTGGGCCGTCGGCTGCACCAACCTCATCATCGACCGCTACTGCGGCCGTACAGCCGGCCGCTGTACCGAGCGCGGCAAACGAAGACGcatccacagcagcagcagcagcagcagtaactTCCTCGCAGGACATCTACGGTACCAATGTGCTGAACGATATCGGCAACATGCTAGCGAACCTCACGGATGAGCTCGACGCCATGCTGGAGGAGGAAAAGTGTGCCGGCATCAGTGATAATGAGTAG